The genomic window GTACTGCACGGCCAACCGGATCATCGTGCTGGAGGACACCCCCTCCGAGATCAGGGTCGCCATGCCGCAACGGTCCCTTCCCTGTGTCGACGAGCTCCGCAAGGTCCTGCCGCGCAGCAAGTCGATCCGCCCCTGCCTTGCGGACGAGATCGATATCGAGTGGGTCTTCATGCGGGGGTATGACCTCTACGCGCTGAATCACTCCAACTGAATCCCCGCCGGCCTCCGGGTCCGCCGGCCCCGCGGCGGGGCAGCGCCCGGCGGGCCGGTCGGCCGTCTGCCCGGCCCCTCAATTTTCTTTCCCCGCGCCGTCCGGTTCGAGTTTTGCATTACGAACGTCGTGTTGTCGAATTTTCCCTCCGGAAACGGCGAAAACGATGCAAAAGCCGAAGTATGAGAAACTCTCGAAGAAGGACCTGATCGAGAAGCTGATCGATGCCGAAAAGCGGCTGCAAAAGGCCGTCTCGGCGGACAGGCCGGCCCGGCGCCCCGCCATAAACCGTTCATCGGGCAGTCGCCCCGATGCGGGCCCGCGTCAGGAGCGTGCGAAACCCGCCCCCGCGGTTCCGCCTGCCGGGCAGGACGTCAAATCGGCGTCGGAGAGCGATTGCGCCGTCCTCGGCCGCGACGGCCGGATCCGCAGGCTCTACCGGGTCGTCAAGGACATCCGGGACGATGACGGCAACCCCGTGTTCTCCGAGGGCGCGCTCTACGAGATCAGCCGGAAGCCCGGCACGGCCGCCGGGACGGGGGACGCGCACGATTCGCCGGGTGAGTCGGACCGGACGGAGCTGATCTGCCGGTTCAAGCCCAACGGCACCCTGACCTACGTCAACGAGGCCTACTGCCGGTACTTCGGCCTCGAGAAAGCCGACCTGCAGGGGCGCAACGTCCTGCTCTCCGTCTCCGAGGCCGACCGCGAGAATGTCTACTCCCGCCTGCAGGGGCTCAGGCCGGAGCGCCCCGTCGACACCGTCGAATACCGCGTGGAGAACGCGTTCGGCGACATCCTGTGGAACCAGTGGACGTACCGGGCCCTGTTCGACGACAGCGGCAACGTCCTGGAGTACCAGTCTGTGGGGCGGGACATCACGTTCCGCAAATACACCCAGGAGGTCCTGGAAAAACGGGCCGCCATCCTCGAGGCCGTCACCTATGCCGCCGAGGTCTTTTTGAAGAGCGACTCCTGGCGGGAACGGATCGAACGGGTCCTGGAGCGCTTCGGCGCCGCCATGAACGCCTCCCACGTCTTCCTCTGCGAGAACCGCGTCGGCGGTGGGGGCGAGATCGCCGTTCTGCGCAGCTATGAGTGGCATGCCCCCCGGGCCCGCGGGGCGCGCGGCCGGCGGAAGCTCCTGCGGAACTCGAAACTGGCCGTCCGCTTCTCGGAGTGGGTCTACGCCAAGAGCGAGGGAAGGCCCATCTACGGGTCCATCGGCAGCTTCCCCGAACAGGTCGTGGGGGAACTGGAGCTCGACAGGCAGATGGCCATCGCCGTCGTCCCGATCCTGTCGGGCGAGCGCTGGTGGGGCTTCATCGGGTTTGCCGATTACACGGGGGAAACCGAGTGGAGTGAAGACGAGATCGCACCCCTCGGGGCCGCATCGGAGATCCTCGGAGCCGCCATCGAGCGCGAGGAAAGGGAGCGGGCCCTCCGGGAGACCCATGCCGCCCTCCGCGACCGGGAGCGCTTCCTCGCCGGGGTCTTCGACGCCATCCAGGACGGCATCATGGTGGTGGCGCCCGACATGACGATCCTGCGCGTCAACAAGACGGTCGAAGATCGGTTTCCCCACGTCAGGCCGATTGCGGGCAGGAAGTGCCACGAGGCCTTTTACGGCAGGAGACGGCCCTGCACGGGCTGTCAGACCCTGAAGACCCTCGAAACGCGAAAGGCCGCCTCGGGGGTCCATCCCATCGCGGGTGCCGACGGGGAGAACAAGGGGTGGGTCGAGGTGTTCAGCTACCCCTTGATCAATCACGACACCGGGGCACTCGAGGGCGTGATCGAGTACTCCCGGGACATCACGGAACGCAGGAAGGCGGAAGAGGCCCGTCGGCTTAGCGAGAAACGGCTCAGGCAGTTCATCGACTCGTCCCGGGACATCATCTTCCTCAAGGACGACGCCCTGCGCTACCTCTTCATGAACCGTGCGTGCTGCGAGCTTTGCGGCACCCGGGAAGAGGACGTCAGGGGACGCACGGATTTCGAGATCTTCCCCGAGGAATCGGCACGCATGTTCCGGGAAGGGGATCTGGCCGCCCTGTCCGGCGGAGGCAGCGCGACGGCCCAGGACCTGCACTTCAACGGACGGTTCCTCGAGGTCACGAAATTCCCCGTCGATCTCGGCGAGGGCCGGATGGGCGTGGGCGGGGTCGTGCGTGACGTGACGGAGCGGCGGCAGGCCGAGGAGGCCCTGCGGGCCAGCGAGGAACGCTACCGTGAAATGGCCGATCTGCTGCCCGTGGGCATCTACGAGGCGGATTTCGGCGGCACCTTCACCTACGCCAACGCGAAGGCTATGCAGCTCTTCGGCTACGGGGAGGACGAGGTCCGGCAGGGGATTCATTTCCTCCGGGTCATCGCCCCCGAGGAGCGCGAGGTTGCCGTGATGCGGTCGCAGGGCGTCCGCCAGGGCAAGGACGTCATAAACGCGGAGTACACCTTTCTCCGCAAGGACGGCAGCCGGTTCCCCGGCCTGCTGCTGGCGCGGCCCCTGGTCCGGGACGGCCGCATCGTGGGGTCCACGGGGGTCGTGACGGATATCACGGAACTCAAGCAGGCCCAGCAGACGCTGCGGGAAAACGAGGCCAAGCTGCAAAGCATCCTCCAGGCGGCCCCGATCGGCATCTCCTTCGGTGAAAGACGCACCCCGAAGTGGGTCAACGACCGATACCAGGAGATGACCGGGTACGGAGCGGAAGAGCTGGTGGGGAACTCCGCCCGGATCCTCTATGACAGCGACGAGGAGTTCCTCCGCGTGGGAGAGGAGTTCTACCGGGGCATCGAGCGCGGCGCGATCGGGACGGCGGAGACCCGCTGGACGAGAAAGGACGGCTCGACAATCGACGTGCTGCTGAGCATGGCACCCGTCTTCCCCGGCGACGAGAGCAAGGGGGTCGTCGTCACGGCCCTCGACGTCACGGAGCAGAAACGGGCCGAGGCCGCCCTGCGTGCCAGCGAGGCCCGGTACCGGGAACTTGCCGATCACCTGCCCGTCGGCATCTACGAGGCGGACTTCCATGGGTTGGTGCACTACGCCAACAACGCCTCACTGGAGATGTTCGGGTACTCCGCCGAGGAAGTGGCGGCGGGGGTCAACTTCAGCACCGTCGTTGCTCCCGAGGACCGGGAGCTGATGCTTCGAAACATGAAGCTGATCCGGGAAGGAACACCGCTTGTTTACCAGGAGTACACGATGCTCCGCAGGGACGGCAGCCGCTTCCCGGCGCTGACGCGGTCGAGGCCGCTCGTCCGGGACGGCCGCATCGCCGGCTCGACGGGCATCGTCACGGACATCAGCGAGCTCAAGCAGGCCCAGGAGGCCCTGCGGAAGAACGAGGCCCTGCTTGCGAGCATTCTCCGCACGGCCCCCATCGGCGTGGGCATGGTCAAGGGCCAGGTCCTGGGCTGGGTCAACGAGGGGATGACCGCGCTCACGGGACACGAAGGCCATGAACTCAGGAACCAGAGCATCCGCATCCTCTACCCCGACCGCGAGGAGTACGAACGGGTGGGCAGGGAATTGCATGCGGGAATCAGGGCCGGGATGGGAGGATCGGTCGAGACGCGCTGGAGGCGCAAGGACGGCGCCGTCATCGACGTCCACCTGAGTGCCGCCCCGATCGATCCGAAGAGCCCGGATGCCGGGGCCGTCTTCACGGCCCTGGACATCACGGCGCAGAAGAAGGCCGCCCGAATCCTGCTCTTCGCCAAGCAGGACCTCGAGAAGCAGGTCGCCGAGCAGACCCGGGAGCTCGACGTGGCCAACATGCTGCTGCGGATCGAGCTCGAGGAGCACCGCAAGACCGAGGAGGCCCTCGTCAAGAGCGAGCAGCTCTACCGGGCCATCGTCGAGGACCAGACGGAGATCATCTGCCGCTTCGGGCCCGACGGGACGATCTCCTTCGTCAACGAGGCCTTCTGCCGCTATTTCGGACAGGACCGCGACAGGGTTCTCGGGTCGCGCTACCTGCCGTCGATCCCGCGCGAGGACCGAAAGAAACTCTGGGCGGCCTACGGCGCCCTGGCCCCGGATCGGCCCGTCTTCCAGCTGGAGCTGCGCGTCGGGGCACCCGACGGAACGCTGCGCTGGCTGCAGTGGACCAGCCGGGCCATCTACGATGAGGCCGGGGCCCTTGTCGAGCACCAGGGCGTGGGCCGGGACATCACGGACCGCGTCCGCTCGGAGCAGCAGATCCGGGAGAGCCGCAACACGCTCCGGTCGGTTTTCGACGGCATCTCCGACCCGCTGCTCATGGTCCGTGAGGACATGACGGTCATCATGCTCAACCGGGCGGCCCTGCAGTTCCTCGGCGCCACGCTCTACCGGGAGATGATCGGGGCCCCCTGCGTGGAGCCCTTCCGGCAGCGTTACGGCCAGGAGGAGGTCAACCTCATCCAGGCCGCCATCGCCGGGCAGGAGCCGGCCCGCTGGGAGCTGGCGACGAAGGGGGATGCCGCCCGGTACGAGGAGGTGTTCGTCTATCCGGTTCACGCCGTGGCGGCCGGCGACAGCATGGCCATCATCCGCATCACCGACCGGACGAGGCAGCGCCTGATGGAGAGGGAGCTGATCCAGAGCGAAAAGCTCGCCTCCCTGGGGCTGCTGGTCTCCGGGATCGTCCACGAGATCAACAACCCGAACAACTTCATCAGCTTCAACATGCCGATCCTGCGCGACTACATCCGGGAGATCCTGCCTGTCCTGGACGAGCACGCCGCGAAGAACCCCGCCTACGAGGTCCAGGGCATGCCGTACGCGGATTTCCGCGAGGACGTGCTGAAGCTGCTGGAGAACATCGAGCACGGCTCCACGCGGATCAACGCCACCGTGGCCAAGCTCAAGGAATTCGCGCGCAAGCGGGACGACAAGGGTGCCCGGCCTATCCGGCCCACGGAGGTCGTGGAACGCGCCGTCGCCATCTGCCACACGCAGATCCGAAAAACGGTGCGGACCTTCGAGGTGGACGTGCAGCAGGACATGCCCGGGATGGTCACCGACCCCGACGCCATCGAGCAGCCCCTCATCAACCTGCTGATCAACGCCGCCCAGGCGGCGGACAAGCCGGATTCCCGCATCCGGCTCACCGTGCGGCGGAGGGAGAACGGCGGGGGGCTCGTCATCGAGGTTGAGGACAACGGCTGCGGGATGGACCGCAAGACGGCCTCCCGCATCTTCGACCCCTTCTTCACGACAAAGGCGGAGGGGCTGGGCACGGGCCTGGGGCTCTACATCTCGAAGAACCTCATCGAGTCCGCCGGCGGCTCCATCGCCGTGGACAGCGAGATCGGCCGGGGCACGACCTTCCGCGTCGTGCTGCCCGACCTGACGGATCAACGGGGCGCGGGCAAACCAACCGAGTAAAGAGGAGTCTGGACACATGAGCGAAATGGTTCTTGTCATCGACGACGAAATGGATTGCCTCGACAGCGTCAAGCGGGGCCTCATCAGCTCGGGCATCCGCGACATCCGCGTGGAGAGCGACCCCCGCGTCGCGGCGCAGTCCGTTCAGCAGGGCGACCGCTACGCCGTTGCGCTCATCGACATCACGATGCCCTGGATCAACGGGGTCCAGCTCCTGGAGATCATCAAGAGCGCCAGCCCCGACACGGAGTGCATCATGGTGACGGCCGTCAACGACGCCCGGACCGCCGTCGAGTGCCTCCAGAAGGGCGCCTACGACTACCTGACCAAGCCCGTCTCCCGCGACGAGCTGGTCTCGAAGATCCGGCGGGCGATGGAGCGGCGCCGCCTGCTGGAGGTCCTCTCCGTCGGCAAGACGGGCAGCCTGCCGCAGATCAAGCACAAGGACGCCTTCGCGCCGATCGTGACCCGGTCGGATAAGATGTTGCGCCTGCTCAAGGAGGCGGAGCTGCACGCCGCCAGCGACGTGCCCGTCCTCATCACCGGCGAGAGCGGCACCGGCAAGGAACTGCTCGCCAAGGCGATTCACCGCTCGAGCCCCCGGGCGTCGTTCCCGTTCACCTCGATCAACATGGCCTCCCTGACGGGAAGCCTCTTCGATGCCGAGTTCTTCGGCCACACCAAGGGGGCCTTTACCGGGGCGGAGAAGGACCGCGCGGGCTACCTCGAGTCCACCCACCGGGGGACCCTCTTCATGGACGAGATCGGGGATTTGCCCCTCGATTTCCAGGGGAAGCTCCTGCGGGCCCTCCAGGAGGGGGAGATCATCAAGCTCGGCACCAGCACGGCGCGCAAGGTGGACGTGCGCTTCATCGCGGCCACCAACGCCGATCTCGACAAGCTGCTGGCCAAGGGACAGTTCCGGAAGGACCTCTACTACCGTCTCAAGGGGGCCTGGCTCTCCATGCTGCCCCTGCGGGAACGCCGGGAGGACATCCCGCTGCTCATCAACGTCTTCCTCCGGGAGTTCCGCGGGGAGCTCACCGGTCACGATATCGAGGAAGACGCGCTGGAGATTCTCATGGGGTACGACTACCCCGGAAACGTCCGGGAGCTGCGCTCGATCATCCAGTCCTCGGGCAACCTCGCGCAGCAAAGGCCGATCGCGGCGCGGCACCTCCCGGAATACCTGAGGAAATCCAGGCCGAAGGCGGCGGTTCCGGCTGGCGGCGGCGGGCCGATCGTCCCCCTGGCCGAGGTGGAGCGGGCCCACATCCTCAAGGCCTACGAGGAAACGACCCGCAACAAGCTCAGGACGGCCAGGCTACTGGGGATCGGCCTCAACACGCTGAGAAGGAAGCTCGCCTCCTACGGGGTGGACTGAACCCCTTGAAACTCCATCACGATCCGGGCCGGCCACGAGCGGGGCCTTTTCCCGCACGACGCGTGGGGTGACCCGGGAGCGCTGGCCTTAGACGTGATGTCCTGCCTATCGAGCCGGTGCGATCCGGCGGCTTCCCTGCCGGACCATCCCGGATCGGCACACTTTCTCTTCCTGCCCGAAAAGATTCGGTTTTTCCCCCTTCACCGGTCCATTGCGGCACAGGCCGCCTTCGCCCCGGCCGGGCCCGCCCACTTCCGTAATCATCCAACTCTTCGTAATTGCTGATGAAATTGTTTCGTACGCATTTGGTACGAGCGGTGCTCTGCATGGCGGCAACCCACGCAGCCGAGGTGAGGCCATGTCAGACAGAAACTTTACGGGACGTGACCCGGACCGCACGGCAAGCCGGATCGAGACCGTTCCCGGCGGGGAGAGCGGCGATGGGGCGGCGAATCGGCCCGAAGGGAATCCTGCCGGGACATCCGGGGATTCGCCCCTGCCTGCGCCGCACGACGCATGCCGGGCGTTCATGGAGCAGCTTCCGTTCGGCGTCCTTACGGCGCGGCCCGACTACACCGTGGATTACGTCAACGGAAAATTCGTGGAGATGTTCGGGTACGGGATCGACGAAATCCCCGACATCCGCTCCTGGTTCGATACCTTTGCGCACAAGCCCGTGTCGAACGGCATGCTCGATCAGCTCTTCCGCGGCCGGACCCCGCGGACGGCGGGGATCCACCGGGAGACGGTGATCGCCGTCCGGACCCGGCAGGGCGGCAGACGCCTGTGCCAGGTCCACTTCGTGGGCCTTGCCGACGGACGCCTGCTGACGACTTACGAAAATGTGGCCGATCGGGGCCGCATCGAGTCGGAGCTGCAGTACACGAAAATCGACTCGGTGGGCATTCTCACCGGCGGCCTTGCCCTCATCCTGGACGGGATCGCCGAGGGTCTCCGGGAGCTGCTGGAGACCATCCAGGGGCAGAACACCCCCGTCGTCAGGAAGCTGCAGGCCATCGAGCAGGAGTCGCAATCCGCCAGGGAACTGCTGCAGAAGATCCGGGGATTTGCCGGCGGCCCGGTGAACGGGGGCCGGCCGGTCGACCTCAAGGAGATCATCCGCAAGACCTCCACCGTCTTCGCCAACACCCGGGGCGGGATCACCGTGCGGCGGAAGCTCGACGAGAAGCTCTGGCCCGTCGACGTCGACCGGGTCCAGCTCGAGAAGATGTTCATCCACCTCTACTTTCATCTGCAGCAGGTCTCCCCGGCGTGTTCCGAGTTCCACATCGAGGCCGAAAACGTTTGCCTCTTCGCGCCGGAATCCACGCTCTACCGGGTCAAGCCGGGCAAGTACGCGAAGGTGAGCCTGTCGGCAGGCGCCCTGACGCAGGCGCAGACCGGGCGGCCGAGGGCGCTGCGCCTCTCGGCGCTCATGAACGACGCCGGGCTGCGCGACAACCTGAGCCTGACCTACGCGCAGTGCATCGTGCAGGGTCACGGCGGGGTCGTGACCCTCAGCGGGGACGAGCGGGCCCCGTCGGCGATGCACATCCTGCTGCCGGCCGCAGGGCCGGCGTCCCCCGAATCCGCTGCCCGGCCGGCGGCCGGGTCGTCGGGCGAAACGATACTCCTGGTCGATGACGACGAGGTCCTCACCGGCCTGCTCCGCGAGATCCTGGAGGCCGCGGGCTACCAGGTGCTGACGGCGTCCAGCGGCCGCGAGGCCCTCGAGATCTACGAGGCCTGGGGAGGCGACATCGACCTCGTGCTGCTCGACATGATCATGCCCGGCATGGGCGGCACGGAGACCTTCAGGAAGTTGAAGGAAATGGACCCGGGGGTGTCCGTGCTCATCATCAGCGGCTACAGCCTGCCCGACGAGGTCCGGGAACTCCTCGCGCAGGGCTGCAGGGGGTTCCTGCAGAAGCCCTTCCAGATTCCAGACCTGTTCGATGCGGTGCGGCGGGCGATCCGCCGCGACCGCGGAAAGAGAGGATAGAGCCATGGACGTCATCTACCGGGTGATCGAGCCGCGGTCGATTTACATCGCCGGCACGCGACGGCTGGACAACGAAGCCCTCGCGCAGTTTCTCGAGCGGCGGACAGGCGCCCGCTGCGAGGCGGTCTCCTTTGGGCAGATGGAGGCCCTGGCGCGTGCATCACACCCCCCGGGGAGCCTGCTCTTTCTCGTGGACCCCCTGGAGCCGGGGCTCAGGGCGCCGGGCCCGCAGGACAACGGCCGGGATGGCGGGATGCTGCCTGCAGGGCTTCTCTCCGTTCTCTTCCGGGAAGGCCCAAACGGCAACGGTCAAAACCGGGCCGCCCCGGAGTTTCCATGCGGGTTCTTCTATCGTTTTGACGCCGCGGAGCGGTTCGTCGAAGCCCTGCGGGATCTTCCGGCTTGCCGGCCGGCGGCGCCCGGGGGGCCTCCCGTCGCCTTCACGAGGCCGGGGAGCGCCTGCGACGCCGCGGAGGGGCACCCCCTGAGCCCGCGGGAGTTCCACATCCTCTTCCTGATGGCCGGCGGCCTCCACAACAGCGACATCGCAGCCCACCTGGCCATCAGCGGCCACACGGTCAGAACGCACCTCTACAACATCTTCCGCAAGATCAACGTGCGGAGCCGCGTTCAGGCTTCGCTGTGGATCCACGAGCGCGTGGAGCGGTTCTTCTGCCTGGTCTGACTGCGTGCGCACCGAACCCTGCCGTCTCATTCTTTCCGTTGCGCGGGGGCGCGGCCGCGGTTCCTCGCCGCGCGGGTCGGCCCCGGCGATTCCCCGGCAGACGGCAAACCGCCGGGACGGCGGCCCGAGGGAAGGCCGGTCCCGGCGGTGTCGGGCGGCGGATGGTCCGGATCAGTGGGAGACGGGCATGCTCAGAAGGCGGGCGACGACCGGGGCGACCAGGCAGCCGAAGACCGCCACGGGGGCGAGGTAGACCAGCAGGGTCATGAAGCAGTCGATCACGATGAACGCCGCGCTGTCATCGGGGGAGTCCACTTCCACGATCTGGTCGAAGATGCAGCGGTCGTCTACCGGCGTCTGCCCTTCACAAAATGCCTTCCCGCCGATTGTCCTTTCCGTCAGCGTCACGCTCATGGTCCTGCTCCTTCGCTTGTGTTTGTACAGTGAGGGAGCATCTGCTGTGCCGCCACGGCGCAACTTTGAATAGTGCTTTGAAATCGAATACTTGAGATCTTCTCCCTCTTCGTGCGGACGCTTGGGGCTGCGAATGAAGGGTGCCTGATCGGGGGTTGTCTCGAATATTATCCTTCAAAGTCAAAGAGTTGTATTCATTGTGCCATTTTGGCGATGTGCGATAAGGAGGGAGC from Syntrophaceae bacterium includes these protein-coding regions:
- a CDS encoding PAS domain S-box protein; protein product: MQKPKYEKLSKKDLIEKLIDAEKRLQKAVSADRPARRPAINRSSGSRPDAGPRQERAKPAPAVPPAGQDVKSASESDCAVLGRDGRIRRLYRVVKDIRDDDGNPVFSEGALYEISRKPGTAAGTGDAHDSPGESDRTELICRFKPNGTLTYVNEAYCRYFGLEKADLQGRNVLLSVSEADRENVYSRLQGLRPERPVDTVEYRVENAFGDILWNQWTYRALFDDSGNVLEYQSVGRDITFRKYTQEVLEKRAAILEAVTYAAEVFLKSDSWRERIERVLERFGAAMNASHVFLCENRVGGGGEIAVLRSYEWHAPRARGARGRRKLLRNSKLAVRFSEWVYAKSEGRPIYGSIGSFPEQVVGELELDRQMAIAVVPILSGERWWGFIGFADYTGETEWSEDEIAPLGAASEILGAAIEREERERALRETHAALRDRERFLAGVFDAIQDGIMVVAPDMTILRVNKTVEDRFPHVRPIAGRKCHEAFYGRRRPCTGCQTLKTLETRKAASGVHPIAGADGENKGWVEVFSYPLINHDTGALEGVIEYSRDITERRKAEEARRLSEKRLRQFIDSSRDIIFLKDDALRYLFMNRACCELCGTREEDVRGRTDFEIFPEESARMFREGDLAALSGGGSATAQDLHFNGRFLEVTKFPVDLGEGRMGVGGVVRDVTERRQAEEALRASEERYREMADLLPVGIYEADFGGTFTYANAKAMQLFGYGEDEVRQGIHFLRVIAPEEREVAVMRSQGVRQGKDVINAEYTFLRKDGSRFPGLLLARPLVRDGRIVGSTGVVTDITELKQAQQTLRENEAKLQSILQAAPIGISFGERRTPKWVNDRYQEMTGYGAEELVGNSARILYDSDEEFLRVGEEFYRGIERGAIGTAETRWTRKDGSTIDVLLSMAPVFPGDESKGVVVTALDVTEQKRAEAALRASEARYRELADHLPVGIYEADFHGLVHYANNASLEMFGYSAEEVAAGVNFSTVVAPEDRELMLRNMKLIREGTPLVYQEYTMLRRDGSRFPALTRSRPLVRDGRIAGSTGIVTDISELKQAQEALRKNEALLASILRTAPIGVGMVKGQVLGWVNEGMTALTGHEGHELRNQSIRILYPDREEYERVGRELHAGIRAGMGGSVETRWRRKDGAVIDVHLSAAPIDPKSPDAGAVFTALDITAQKKAARILLFAKQDLEKQVAEQTRELDVANMLLRIELEEHRKTEEALVKSEQLYRAIVEDQTEIICRFGPDGTISFVNEAFCRYFGQDRDRVLGSRYLPSIPREDRKKLWAAYGALAPDRPVFQLELRVGAPDGTLRWLQWTSRAIYDEAGALVEHQGVGRDITDRVRSEQQIRESRNTLRSVFDGISDPLLMVREDMTVIMLNRAALQFLGATLYREMIGAPCVEPFRQRYGQEEVNLIQAAIAGQEPARWELATKGDAARYEEVFVYPVHAVAAGDSMAIIRITDRTRQRLMERELIQSEKLASLGLLVSGIVHEINNPNNFISFNMPILRDYIREILPVLDEHAAKNPAYEVQGMPYADFREDVLKLLENIEHGSTRINATVAKLKEFARKRDDKGARPIRPTEVVERAVAICHTQIRKTVRTFEVDVQQDMPGMVTDPDAIEQPLINLLINAAQAADKPDSRIRLTVRRRENGGGLVIEVEDNGCGMDRKTASRIFDPFFTTKAEGLGTGLGLYISKNLIESAGGSIAVDSEIGRGTTFRVVLPDLTDQRGAGKPTE
- a CDS encoding sigma-54-dependent Fis family transcriptional regulator, whose translation is MSEMVLVIDDEMDCLDSVKRGLISSGIRDIRVESDPRVAAQSVQQGDRYAVALIDITMPWINGVQLLEIIKSASPDTECIMVTAVNDARTAVECLQKGAYDYLTKPVSRDELVSKIRRAMERRRLLEVLSVGKTGSLPQIKHKDAFAPIVTRSDKMLRLLKEAELHAASDVPVLITGESGTGKELLAKAIHRSSPRASFPFTSINMASLTGSLFDAEFFGHTKGAFTGAEKDRAGYLESTHRGTLFMDEIGDLPLDFQGKLLRALQEGEIIKLGTSTARKVDVRFIAATNADLDKLLAKGQFRKDLYYRLKGAWLSMLPLRERREDIPLLINVFLREFRGELTGHDIEEDALEILMGYDYPGNVRELRSIIQSSGNLAQQRPIAARHLPEYLRKSRPKAAVPAGGGGPIVPLAEVERAHILKAYEETTRNKLRTARLLGIGLNTLRRKLASYGVD
- a CDS encoding response regulator → MSDRNFTGRDPDRTASRIETVPGGESGDGAANRPEGNPAGTSGDSPLPAPHDACRAFMEQLPFGVLTARPDYTVDYVNGKFVEMFGYGIDEIPDIRSWFDTFAHKPVSNGMLDQLFRGRTPRTAGIHRETVIAVRTRQGGRRLCQVHFVGLADGRLLTTYENVADRGRIESELQYTKIDSVGILTGGLALILDGIAEGLRELLETIQGQNTPVVRKLQAIEQESQSARELLQKIRGFAGGPVNGGRPVDLKEIIRKTSTVFANTRGGITVRRKLDEKLWPVDVDRVQLEKMFIHLYFHLQQVSPACSEFHIEAENVCLFAPESTLYRVKPGKYAKVSLSAGALTQAQTGRPRALRLSALMNDAGLRDNLSLTYAQCIVQGHGGVVTLSGDERAPSAMHILLPAAGPASPESAARPAAGSSGETILLVDDDEVLTGLLREILEAAGYQVLTASSGREALEIYEAWGGDIDLVLLDMIMPGMGGTETFRKLKEMDPGVSVLIISGYSLPDEVRELLAQGCRGFLQKPFQIPDLFDAVRRAIRRDRGKRG
- a CDS encoding helix-turn-helix transcriptional regulator; this encodes MDVIYRVIEPRSIYIAGTRRLDNEALAQFLERRTGARCEAVSFGQMEALARASHPPGSLLFLVDPLEPGLRAPGPQDNGRDGGMLPAGLLSVLFREGPNGNGQNRAAPEFPCGFFYRFDAAERFVEALRDLPACRPAAPGGPPVAFTRPGSACDAAEGHPLSPREFHILFLMAGGLHNSDIAAHLAISGHTVRTHLYNIFRKINVRSRVQASLWIHERVERFFCLV